ATGTCCACCTGCACTGAAGTCTGGAGCAACTCGTTGGGCCACCTGGTCTACGTGCTGATCTATAACATCACCACCGTCATCGTGCCTGTGGCTGTGGTCTTCCTCTTCTTGATACTGATCCGACGGGCCCTGAGCGCTAGCCAGAAGAAGAAGGTCATCATCGCAGCTCTCCGGACCCCGCAGAACACCATCTCTATCCCCTATGCCTCCCAGCGGGAGGCAGAGCTGCACGCCACCCTGCTCTCCATGGTGATGGTCTTCATCTTATGCAGTGTGCCCTACGCCACCCTGGTTGTCTACCAGACTGTGCTCAACGTCCCCGACACGTCTGTCTTCTTGCTGCTCACTGCCATTTGGCTGCCCAAAGTCTCTCTGCTGGCGAACCCTGTGCTCTTTCTTACTGTGAACAAATCCGTCCGCAAGTGCTTGGTAGGCACGTTGATACAGCTGCATCACCGGTACAGTCGCCGTAATGTGGTGGGCGCAGCGGGTGGGGTGGCTGAcgccagcctggagcccagcctgCGTTCGGGCAGCCAGCTCCTGGAGATGTTCCACATTGGGCAGCAGCAGATCTTTAAGCCCACGGAGGACGAGGAAGAGAGTGAAGCCAAGTACACTGGCTCAGCCGACCTCCAGGCCAAGGAGATACTTAGCACCTgtctggagggagagggggagcccCAGTTTGCGCCTCCTAGGCCGCTCCTGGGCGCGGCGGACTCTCTATCCCAGGTGGCGCCAGCGGCCCCCGTGGAACCTGAAACATTGCCCGACAAGTATTCTCTGCAATTTGGCTTTGGGCCTTTCGAGTTGCCTCCCCAGTGGCTCTCGGAGACCCGAAACAGCAAGAAGCGGCTGCTTCCCCCCTTGGGTAACACCCCAGAGGAGCTTATTCAGACAAAGATGCCCAAGGTAGGCAGGGTGGAGCGGAAGATGAGCAGAAACAATAAAGTGAGCATTTTCCCGAAGGTGGATTCCTAGTAAGGATTGTAAATCCCTGGAAGCAGCAGGGAGCTCCcgcacccctgccctcccttcacTCTGGCCGGCCCTGCGATTTGTGTGATCTCCTTGCAGCCAACTACGGGTTGACTCTTCCTGTGTGGGCCAAATGCTTTTGGAATGAGAGGGAAACCTATACAAAATCAATTGTCCTCTTTATTGAGggagtatatatatttatctcagTGATGTGTGTCCTTGGTATAAAGTTGGTGTTCCTCTCTGTGGAGACAAAAGCTGGATGGTGTGGAAAGGGCCTTGCTTGGAATGGGCCCTCCATGTGCATTTTCTGAGGACCCAGCAGAAATATAGGGAGAGAAGAACATCCGTGAGCTCAAAGGGAGTAGGGGCCCTCTATGGGAAGCCCAAGATAATTATGGAGGGGTGTGGCCACAAAGAAAATGCCCATTTGATTCACTCAACTATGAcaagtattaaaaatgtttaatattgaTCTGTATCTTCAGGGGAGATAGGGACTTGGCATTTGACACCTGACACCTTTTCTCTAGAAGGCCTGATCTTATGACTCAGTTTCTCCTGAAACCCTTCGTCTCTTTCACTGGGCTGTAGACAAGGAATGGCTGTCCCACCCCCATCCGACAGATATGGCAACCGCTGTGCCAAGGGGTGAGCGAGGAGATACTCTCTTGATTATCTTGACATTCTTCTAACATCACTTAAACCTCAGAAAATTATGTCTGCAGTGTTGGTTGGAAAACATTACAAGCACTTTACCAGGTCTTTCCCCATTAAATTGCATTTTTCAACCAAGGGGAGAGGAGCTAAGAGGtagagaagaaagacagaaacGTCCGTACCCTGTAGTCTTCTCTCTTCCGATGTTGATCTCGTGTGAAAGGGGCTATGTCGCAATCAGTAGAAGTGAAGTGCATTGAAAAAGATGATCTTGTGCAAACTTTCGGGATTCAgaggtaatttaaaaatgcagagttAGTGTAAACTGGATCCTCTGGAAACATCAAGCTAAAAATACTTGATTAGGAAAGGGGATTCTGcccaaaagagggagagaagtctGACAAAGATGGCTTCCTTCTGATGAGGACTCCAGAACCCAGGTGTGGCCAGTCTCGTTTTCAGTCTCTTTGCACAACTATGGTTCTCCCTCCGTTGTGGACACAAAAGAGGAACGGGACAGGGAGAaagatttaatcattttaaatgccAAGGCAGCACCTAGCCCAGGTGAGCTCTTCACTTCCTCTTTTCCAATAAAGTTTTAGCAGGAGTCCAAGGGCatagagaaggaggaggacagtGTCCTCAACAGGTTAGCCTCCTGGGGGCTCTTATAAGCAATTCAAGTCAGTTTTGGGGTAGATTCACCAGGCTGAATTCCAACCACAGGTGACACTCCACTTTTAATGAGGACAAATCAAGTGCCAGCTCCACTGTTCTCTCTAGGACATTTTGTTCTTGTTAATAGTATGTGGGGAGGACCATCCAGTGCCTTGAGCAAGCTTGAGTGAAAGTAGGCATTCTCACTGGCAACCTTCCTTCCGATTCCAAGGGCAGTGGTCCTCACGGGACCCCTCCTTTAACCACATGGGCCCCCTGGCCCTCAGAGGAAGCTCAGATTATGTGTGGGGAGTT
The sequence above is a segment of the Panthera leo isolate Ple1 chromosome B3, P.leo_Ple1_pat1.1, whole genome shotgun sequence genome. Coding sequences within it:
- the GPR176 gene encoding G-protein coupled receptor 176 produces the protein MGHNGSWISRNASEPRNASGAEAGGANRSALGELGEVQLYRQFTTTVQVVIFIGSLLGNFMVLWSTCRTTVFKSVTNRFIKNLACSGICASLVCVPFDIILSTSPHCCWWIYTMLFCKVVKFLHKVFCSVTILSFPAIALDRYYSVLYPLERKISDAKSRELVMYIWAHAVVASIPVFAVTNVADIYAMSTCTEVWSNSLGHLVYVLIYNITTVIVPVAVVFLFLILIRRALSASQKKKVIIAALRTPQNTISIPYASQREAELHATLLSMVMVFILCSVPYATLVVYQTVLNVPDTSVFLLLTAIWLPKVSLLANPVLFLTVNKSVRKCLVGTLIQLHHRYSRRNVVGAAGGVADASLEPSLRSGSQLLEMFHIGQQQIFKPTEDEEESEAKYTGSADLQAKEILSTCLEGEGEPQFAPPRPLLGAADSLSQVAPAAPVEPETLPDKYSLQFGFGPFELPPQWLSETRNSKKRLLPPLGNTPEELIQTKMPKVGRVERKMSRNNKVSIFPKVDS